Proteins encoded in a region of the Neodiprion virginianus isolate iyNeoVirg1 chromosome 2, iyNeoVirg1.1, whole genome shotgun sequence genome:
- the LOC124298049 gene encoding chromosome-associated kinesin KIF4-like isoform X1 yields MVDASVNVALRIRPLVQTEIEKGCQTCVATVRGQPQVQVLGTDKAFTFNHVFPPEVNQETFYNTAVKGMINNLFQGYNVTILAYGQTGSGKTHSMGTCYKGGSEELGIIPHAINDIFQIVEQQTDCNFEITVSFTELYQEQLYDLLSQKSRENSVVDIREDTQGIKIPGLTEIKVENATATFQCLSQGSLGRATGATAMNSQSSRSHAIFTVNIRQEKKDDVNSATTAKFHLVDLAGSERSKKTKATGERFKEGVNINKGLLALGNVISQLGDGTSGSYVGYRDSKLTRLLQDSLGGNSMTLIIACISPADYNLDETLSTLRYADRARRIKNKPIVNQDPHAAEVNRLNKLIQELRLALLSQGNTVNGENACPPEHKELQAKIQIMQVKNRDLTEQLHANLVEFLHMSERADLAESASETLRKNIADLLRDFKQSIDDFDANPNATEEHRSALKIIYNKILEFQSDQEKTAREILSHELSTEKQFVNHDSADTNFADENSDDTETGGVDLDIKQEEHTLQQAERKDEVKNINRELALKEELVAKLIANSTQMVEYSKEMQEMESEIKKLQAEKDDLQKVLVSVQSNNASSKLAETRRKKVQELEKKISELSRKCMQQGTVIKMKEKSEAKIKSLLTEIQSMKRYKVKLMQLMRSESEKFRQWKLTREQEVRKLKDQDRKRQHQIVRMETQHSKQQNVLKRKVEEACAINKRLKEALEKQSKAQQKRDKAGNTVGIQAWVTQELEVLTSTIDAERSLERLMQDRALLTTTLTKIKANKDKYDAATYAKQISELTEDLQLRSAQIADLQQKILASDQENKTKTRWNQIQTMIDAKCALKTLFDIAAEKSRSQYAKTYQYDELMEECDALRMKNRQMELQQKEQILKQREREAKLNAEHEEVVAQLLDQLRGVKPVAEPQLCNVSLKEKKPSTKEYPTPNAEHCEDYPFTDDSLLEDDVEKDPDWTKTPLFSRISKIMSSAAESRPNAGIIGSKRSSDGDIKCACKSKCHTRLCTCRKNDLACINCNCNPEICCNRDQENIRRTILFPDVTKDDSDDSFKKPIEMNTLPPKPKRSKLQDQTIEI; encoded by the exons ATGGTTGATGCTTCGGTCAACGTCGCCCTGAGAATCAGACCTTTGGTTCAAACAGAGATTGAGAAAGGCTGCCAGACATGCGTCGCAACAGTGCGTGGCCAACCACAGGTTCAGGTGCTGGGTACTGACAAAGCCTTTACGTTTAATCACGTATTTCCTCCTGAAGTTAACCAGGAAACATTTTATAATACAGCAGTCAAAGGAATGATAAATAATCTCTTCCAag GATATAACGTAACTATATTGGCATATGGCCAAACTGGAAGTGGTAAAACCCATTCCATGGGGACGTGTTATAAAGGAGGTAGTGAAGAGCTTGGTATCATCCCTCATGCAATAAATGACATTTTCCAAATTGTGGAACAACAAACAGACTGCAATTTCGAAATCACAGTCTCTTTCACTGAACTTTATCAAGAGCAACTTTACGACCTGCTCTCCCAAAAATCCCGAGAAAACTCTGTTGTCGATATTCGTGAAGATACACAAGGCATAAAAATACCTGGCTTGACTGAAATCAAAGTTGAAAATGCCACCGCAACTTTTCAGTGCCTTAGTCAAGGTTCGCTGGGTCGAGCCACTGGGGCAACAGCAATGAATTCGCAAAGTAGCAGGAGCCATGCCATATTTACTGTCAACAtacgtcaagagaaaaaagatgATGT taACTCTGCAACAACAGCAAAGTTTCATCTGGTAGACCTTGCTGGTTCCGAACGTAGCAAAAAAACCAAAGCCACCGGTGAAAGATTCAAAGAAGgcgtaaatataaataaaggtcTCCTTGCTTTGGGTAATGTGATCTCACAATTGGGAGATGGAACTTCCGGGAGCTATGTTGGATATCGTGATAGCAAATTAACCAGGTTGTTGCAAGACTCATTAGGCGGAAACTCCATGACTCTAATTATCGCGTGTATCAGTCCTGCAG ACTACAACCTCGATGAAACTTTGAGTACACTGCGATACGCTGACAGAGCAAGAAGAATAAAGAATAAGCCGATTGTGAATCAAGATCCACACGCTGCTGAAGTAAATAGGTTAAATAAGTTAATTCAAGAATTGAGATTGGCTCTTCTTTCACAAGGAAATACAGTAAATGGTGAAAACGCTTGCCCACCTGAACACAAAGAACTGCAAGCAAAAATACAGATAATGCAAGTCAAAAATAGGGATCTAACTGAACAACTCCATGCAAATCTAGTGGAATTTTTGCATATGAGCGAACGTGCTGATCTGGCAGAAAGCGCCAGTGAAACTCTTAGAAAAAACATTGCTGATCTTTTAAGAGACTTTAAGCAATCTATCGACGACTTCGACGCAAATCCCAATGCCACTGAAGAACATCGATCGGCATTGAAAATcatatacaataaaattttag aGTTTCAAAGCGATCAAGAAAAGACAGCAAGGGAAATTTTGAGTCACGAATTATCAACAGAGAAACAATTTGTTAATCATGATTCGGCTGATACTAATTTTGCGGATGAAAATTCAGATGATACTGAAACTGGAGGAGTAGATCTGGATATAAAACAAGAGGAGCATACCTTGCAACAGGCTGAGAGGAAagatgaagtgaaaaatataaacagaGAATTAGCTTTGAAAGAAGAATTGGTTGCAAAACTTATAGCAAACTCTACGCAAATGGTTGAATATTCAAAGGAAATGCAGGAGATGGAatccgaaataaaaaaactgcaGGCAGAAAAAGATGATCTCCAAAAAGTTTTGGTATCAGTTCAATCTAACAATGCTAGCTCCAA aCTCGCAGAAACACGTCGCAAAAAAGTTCAAGAGCTTGAGAAGAAGATATCTGAATTATCTCGCAAATGTATGCAGCAGGGAACGGTTAtcaaaatgaaagaaaagtcCGAGGCCAAGATAAAAAGTCTGCTCACTGAAATTCAATCAATGAAACGATACAAAGTAAAACTCATGCAGCTGATGCGAtccgaaagtgaaaaattcagaCAGTGGAAGCTCACAAGAGAACAGGAGgttagaaaattaaaagatcAAGACAGGAAGCGACAACACCAAATTGTTCGGATGGAAACACAGCATAGTAAACAGCAGAACGTTCTTAAACGTAAAGTGGAAGAAGCCTGCGCAATCAATAAGAGGCTGAAA GAAGCACTGGAGAAGCAGAGTAAGGCTCAACAGAAGCGAGACAAGGCGGGCAATACAGTCGGCATACAAGCTTGGGTAACTCAAGAACTTGAAGTGCTCACTAGTACGATAGACGCTGAGCGTTCGTTGGAACGACTAATGCAAGATAGAGCATTACTCACAACAACCTTGACTAAAATTAAAGCAAATAAAGATAAATATGATGCAGCCACCTATGCGAAACAAATTTCCGAACTCACTGAAGATTTACAGTTACGCAGTGCACAAATTGCCGACCTGCAGCAAAAGATTCTTGCTTCTGATCAAG aaaacAAGACTAAAACCCGGTGGAATCAAATACAGACAATGATAGACGCAAAGTGTGCTTTGAAGACCCTGTTTGATATTGCAGCTGAAAAAAGTCGAAGCCAGTATGCTAAAACCTATCAATACGATGAACTGATG GAAGAGTGTGATGCTCttagaatgaaaaatcgacAAATGGAACTCCAACAAAAAgagcaaattttgaaacagaGAGAACGAGAGGCAAAGCTGAATGCGGAACACGAAGAAGTGGTAGCCCAACTGCTTGATCAACTCCGCGGAGTTAAACCCGTAGCAGAACCTCAATTATGCAAt GTATCTCTAAAGGAGAAAAAACCATCAACCAAAGAATACCCAACACCAAATGCTGAACATTGCGAAGACTATCCATTCACAGATGATAGCTTGTTGGAAGATGATGTCGAAAAAGATCCAGATTGGACTAAAACGCCTCTGTTTAGTCGGATTAGCAAAATCATG AGCTCTGCTGCAGAATCCCGTCCAAATGCTGGAATTATTGGTTCAAAGCGATCATCAGACGGTGATATAAAATGTGCATGCAAATCCAAGTGCCACACGCGTTTATGCACTTGCCGGAAAAATGACCTAGCGTGCATAAACTGCAATTGCAACCCGGAAATATGTTGCAACAGAGACCAAGAAAAC ATCAGACGAACCATCCTGTTTCCAGATGTTACCAAAGATGATAGTGATGACTCATTTAAGAAACCAAT CGAAATGAATACATTACCACCTAAGCCAAAGAGATCGAAACTTCAGGACCAAACCATCGAAATCTAA
- the LOC124298049 gene encoding chromosome-associated kinesin KIF4-like isoform X2 gives MVDASVNVALRIRPLVQTEIEKGCQTCVATVRGQPQVQVLGTDKAFTFNHVFPPEVNQETFYNTAVKGMINNLFQGYNVTILAYGQTGSGKTHSMGTCYKGGSEELGIIPHAINDIFQIVEQQTDCNFEITVSFTELYQEQLYDLLSQKSRENSVVDIREDTQGIKIPGLTEIKVENATATFQCLSQGSLGRATGATAMNSQSSRSHAIFTVNIRQEKKDDVNSATTAKFHLVDLAGSERSKKTKATGERFKEGVNINKGLLALGNVISQLGDGTSGSYVGYRDSKLTRLLQDSLGGNSMTLIIACISPADYNLDETLSTLRYADRARRIKNKPIVNQDPHAAEVNRLNKLIQELRLALLSQGNTVNGENACPPEHKELQAKIQIMQVKNRDLTEQLHANLVEFLHMSERADLAESASETLRKNIADLLRDFKQSIDDFDANPNATEEHRSALKIIYNKILEFQSDQEKTAREILSHELSTEKQFVNHDSADTNFADENSDDTETGGVDLDIKQEEHTLQQAERKDEVKNINRELALKEELVAKLIANSTQMVEYSKEMQEMESEIKKLQAEKDDLQKVLVSVQSNNASSKLAETRRKKVQELEKKISELSRKCMQQGTVIKMKEKSEAKIKSLLTEIQSMKRYKVKLMQLMRSESEKFRQWKLTREQEVRKLKDQDRKRQHQIVRMETQHSKQQNVLKRKVEEACAINKRLKEALEKQSKAQQKRDKAGNTVGIQAWVTQELEVLTSTIDAERSLERLMQDRALLTTTLTKIKANKDKYDAATYAKQISELTEDLQLRSAQIADLQQKILASDQENKTKTRWNQIQTMIDAKCALKTLFDIAAEKSRSQYAKTYQYDELMEECDALRMKNRQMELQQKEQILKQREREAKLNAEHEEVVAQLLDQLRGVKPVAEPQLCNEKKPSTKEYPTPNAEHCEDYPFTDDSLLEDDVEKDPDWTKTPLFSRISKIMSSAAESRPNAGIIGSKRSSDGDIKCACKSKCHTRLCTCRKNDLACINCNCNPEICCNRDQENIRRTILFPDVTKDDSDDSFKKPIEMNTLPPKPKRSKLQDQTIEI, from the exons ATGGTTGATGCTTCGGTCAACGTCGCCCTGAGAATCAGACCTTTGGTTCAAACAGAGATTGAGAAAGGCTGCCAGACATGCGTCGCAACAGTGCGTGGCCAACCACAGGTTCAGGTGCTGGGTACTGACAAAGCCTTTACGTTTAATCACGTATTTCCTCCTGAAGTTAACCAGGAAACATTTTATAATACAGCAGTCAAAGGAATGATAAATAATCTCTTCCAag GATATAACGTAACTATATTGGCATATGGCCAAACTGGAAGTGGTAAAACCCATTCCATGGGGACGTGTTATAAAGGAGGTAGTGAAGAGCTTGGTATCATCCCTCATGCAATAAATGACATTTTCCAAATTGTGGAACAACAAACAGACTGCAATTTCGAAATCACAGTCTCTTTCACTGAACTTTATCAAGAGCAACTTTACGACCTGCTCTCCCAAAAATCCCGAGAAAACTCTGTTGTCGATATTCGTGAAGATACACAAGGCATAAAAATACCTGGCTTGACTGAAATCAAAGTTGAAAATGCCACCGCAACTTTTCAGTGCCTTAGTCAAGGTTCGCTGGGTCGAGCCACTGGGGCAACAGCAATGAATTCGCAAAGTAGCAGGAGCCATGCCATATTTACTGTCAACAtacgtcaagagaaaaaagatgATGT taACTCTGCAACAACAGCAAAGTTTCATCTGGTAGACCTTGCTGGTTCCGAACGTAGCAAAAAAACCAAAGCCACCGGTGAAAGATTCAAAGAAGgcgtaaatataaataaaggtcTCCTTGCTTTGGGTAATGTGATCTCACAATTGGGAGATGGAACTTCCGGGAGCTATGTTGGATATCGTGATAGCAAATTAACCAGGTTGTTGCAAGACTCATTAGGCGGAAACTCCATGACTCTAATTATCGCGTGTATCAGTCCTGCAG ACTACAACCTCGATGAAACTTTGAGTACACTGCGATACGCTGACAGAGCAAGAAGAATAAAGAATAAGCCGATTGTGAATCAAGATCCACACGCTGCTGAAGTAAATAGGTTAAATAAGTTAATTCAAGAATTGAGATTGGCTCTTCTTTCACAAGGAAATACAGTAAATGGTGAAAACGCTTGCCCACCTGAACACAAAGAACTGCAAGCAAAAATACAGATAATGCAAGTCAAAAATAGGGATCTAACTGAACAACTCCATGCAAATCTAGTGGAATTTTTGCATATGAGCGAACGTGCTGATCTGGCAGAAAGCGCCAGTGAAACTCTTAGAAAAAACATTGCTGATCTTTTAAGAGACTTTAAGCAATCTATCGACGACTTCGACGCAAATCCCAATGCCACTGAAGAACATCGATCGGCATTGAAAATcatatacaataaaattttag aGTTTCAAAGCGATCAAGAAAAGACAGCAAGGGAAATTTTGAGTCACGAATTATCAACAGAGAAACAATTTGTTAATCATGATTCGGCTGATACTAATTTTGCGGATGAAAATTCAGATGATACTGAAACTGGAGGAGTAGATCTGGATATAAAACAAGAGGAGCATACCTTGCAACAGGCTGAGAGGAAagatgaagtgaaaaatataaacagaGAATTAGCTTTGAAAGAAGAATTGGTTGCAAAACTTATAGCAAACTCTACGCAAATGGTTGAATATTCAAAGGAAATGCAGGAGATGGAatccgaaataaaaaaactgcaGGCAGAAAAAGATGATCTCCAAAAAGTTTTGGTATCAGTTCAATCTAACAATGCTAGCTCCAA aCTCGCAGAAACACGTCGCAAAAAAGTTCAAGAGCTTGAGAAGAAGATATCTGAATTATCTCGCAAATGTATGCAGCAGGGAACGGTTAtcaaaatgaaagaaaagtcCGAGGCCAAGATAAAAAGTCTGCTCACTGAAATTCAATCAATGAAACGATACAAAGTAAAACTCATGCAGCTGATGCGAtccgaaagtgaaaaattcagaCAGTGGAAGCTCACAAGAGAACAGGAGgttagaaaattaaaagatcAAGACAGGAAGCGACAACACCAAATTGTTCGGATGGAAACACAGCATAGTAAACAGCAGAACGTTCTTAAACGTAAAGTGGAAGAAGCCTGCGCAATCAATAAGAGGCTGAAA GAAGCACTGGAGAAGCAGAGTAAGGCTCAACAGAAGCGAGACAAGGCGGGCAATACAGTCGGCATACAAGCTTGGGTAACTCAAGAACTTGAAGTGCTCACTAGTACGATAGACGCTGAGCGTTCGTTGGAACGACTAATGCAAGATAGAGCATTACTCACAACAACCTTGACTAAAATTAAAGCAAATAAAGATAAATATGATGCAGCCACCTATGCGAAACAAATTTCCGAACTCACTGAAGATTTACAGTTACGCAGTGCACAAATTGCCGACCTGCAGCAAAAGATTCTTGCTTCTGATCAAG aaaacAAGACTAAAACCCGGTGGAATCAAATACAGACAATGATAGACGCAAAGTGTGCTTTGAAGACCCTGTTTGATATTGCAGCTGAAAAAAGTCGAAGCCAGTATGCTAAAACCTATCAATACGATGAACTGATG GAAGAGTGTGATGCTCttagaatgaaaaatcgacAAATGGAACTCCAACAAAAAgagcaaattttgaaacagaGAGAACGAGAGGCAAAGCTGAATGCGGAACACGAAGAAGTGGTAGCCCAACTGCTTGATCAACTCCGCGGAGTTAAACCCGTAGCAGAACCTCAATTATGCAAt GAGAAAAAACCATCAACCAAAGAATACCCAACACCAAATGCTGAACATTGCGAAGACTATCCATTCACAGATGATAGCTTGTTGGAAGATGATGTCGAAAAAGATCCAGATTGGACTAAAACGCCTCTGTTTAGTCGGATTAGCAAAATCATG AGCTCTGCTGCAGAATCCCGTCCAAATGCTGGAATTATTGGTTCAAAGCGATCATCAGACGGTGATATAAAATGTGCATGCAAATCCAAGTGCCACACGCGTTTATGCACTTGCCGGAAAAATGACCTAGCGTGCATAAACTGCAATTGCAACCCGGAAATATGTTGCAACAGAGACCAAGAAAAC ATCAGACGAACCATCCTGTTTCCAGATGTTACCAAAGATGATAGTGATGACTCATTTAAGAAACCAAT CGAAATGAATACATTACCACCTAAGCCAAAGAGATCGAAACTTCAGGACCAAACCATCGAAATCTAA
- the LOC124297133 gene encoding 5-methylcytosine rRNA methyltransferase NSUN4, which yields MSIVSFTSQLKHLKVVKVPYRFKHKDTHWSVVKKTKTHTTKALEHFDDFYDTVYGRLWPDVRTALLAKNNKYMAVVNNFSDTDRIAETLENYGAINLRAIYKAQRQLLKSLEREKANQRKLNNLNKGIDEFPAASEQSLQVQSSDFLDSTDSKDETEEDSMYSNNSAVPAELLSIAGSESSGNLDLDRIINPQNELSMSSLHQYVPATQLKGMEDYILESEHYDYYKKGSDLSIKVEKQRKLNFPEYLNIYTFEEENDTRFSSPRKGSTGVLDYYLLDGGSILPVLALDLRPNDHVLDMCAAPGGKTLITLQTLLPDLIVANDTTFSRVNRIKNVIDQYLDGMGQWDKKLVISQNDARAIGEQDKFNKILVDVPCTTDRHSLHENDNNIFKPSRIKERLQLPEMQTEILLNALKIVRPGGTVVYSTCSLSPIQNDGVVQMALKKSWEETNSIFIVKNMSPSLHPLKCIYNLSRHGLKYGQVLLPSLGNNFGPMYFCKIIKVR from the exons ATGTCGATTGTAAGTTTTACGAGTCAACTGAAACACCTGAAAGTCGTCAAAGTACCTTACAGATTCAAGCATAAAGACACACATTGG TCGGTGGTAAAGAAAACTAAAACACACACCACCAAAGCTTTGGAACATTTTGATGATTTCTATGACACCGTTTATGGAAGACTGTGGCCGGATGTAAGGACGGCTCTACTTGCTAAAAACAACAAGTACATGGCAGTAGTTAACAATTTTAGTGACACAGATAGAATTGCTGAGACATTAGAG aattatgGAGCAATAAATCTGCGAGCAATCTACAAAGCTCAACGTCAATTGTTAAAATCGCTagaacgagaaaaagcaaaTCAGAGGAAGTTGAATAACTTGAATAAAGGAATAGACGAATTTCCCGCTGCCTCTGAGCAAAGTTTACAGGTCCAATCATCTGATTTCCTAGATAGTACAGATTCTAAAGACGAGACTGAGGAAGATTCTATGTACTCGAATAATTCTGCTGTTCCGGCAGAATTGTTATCAATTGCTGGCAGTGAAAGCTCAGGGAATTTAGACTTGGATCGAATCATAAATCCACAAAATGAATTATCCATGAGTTCTCTCCACCAATACGTTCCTGCCACACAACTCAAAG GCATGGAAGATTATATTTTGGAGTCAGAACACTACGACTACTACAAGAAAGGTTCAGACCTCTCGATTAAGGTCGAGAAGCAACGGAAGTTGAATTTCCCTGAATATCTGAATATTTATACTTTCGAAGAGGAGAACGACACCAGATTTTCATCTCCTCGAAAAGGATCTACTGGTGTTCTAG ATTATTATCTGCTCGATGGTGGCTCCATTCTACCTGTACTGGCCTTGGACCTAAGACCGAATGACCATGTGTTGGACATGTGCGCTGCACCTGGTGGAAAGACGCTAATCACGCTTCAAACTCTTTTGCCTGATTTGATTGTTGCCAATGATACTACATTCTCAAGAGTTAACAGGATAAAGAATGTGATTGATCAGTATTTAGACGGAATGGGCCAATGGGATAAAAAACTGGTAATCTCTCAGAACGATGCCAGAGCTATTGGTGAGCAGGATAAGTTTAACAAA ATACTGGTTGATGTGCCTTGCACAACTGACAGGCATTCCTTACACGAAAATGACAATAACATCTTCAAGCCATCAAGGATCAAAGAACGATTACAATTACCAGAGATGCAAACGGAAATTTTGCT AAATGCCCTGAAGATTGTACGACCTGGTGGTACCGTTGTGTACTCAACTTGTTCTTTGAGCCCGATACAGAACGACGGTGTCGTCCAAATGGCGCTGAAAAAGTCTTGGGAAGAAACAAATTCGATCTTTATCGTAAA AAACATGTCACCGTCGCTACACCCATTGAAGTGCATCTACAATCTCAGTAGACACGGTCTCAAGTATGGTCAAGTTTTATTGCCTTCTCTTGGCAACAACTTTGGTCCTATGTACTTCTGCAAAATTATCAAAGTTCGGTAA